tttgtataaGGACAGCACTCATTTTTTGACTTAACTTTATTtctatatagcaaatataataatacatatattggggtagtttcaaatatctgcttgtaacggttccaaagctacaataaaaaaatatttttttgtatggggaccccccctattttttaacttcttttttatttttagattttttcctacgctcacacacaattaccgagctggattccaaatttcatccttctaggttatctggaagtaggttaggtttaggtactatatgtcagtcaaaataaaaataaaatttgtatggggaccccccccctatttttaaacttttttttatttttagattttttcctacgcttacacacaataaccgagctggattccaaatttcatccttctaggtcatctggaagtaggttaggtttaggtacttatatgtcagtcccaataaaaaatggtttttttgtatggggaccccccctattttttaactttattttattttttatattttttcctacggttacacacaataaccgggctggattccaaatttcatccttctaggtcatctggaagtaggttaggtttaggtacttatatgtcactcccaataaaaaatgttttttttgtatggaaaccgcccctattttttaactttattttatttttagattttttcctacggttacacacaataaccgggctggattccaaatttcatccttctaggtcatctggaagtaggttaggtttaggtacttatatctcagtcccaataaaaaatgttttttttgtatggggaccccccccccctattttttaactttattttatttttagattttttcctacggttacataCAATAACCgggctggattccaaatttcatccttctaggtcatctggaagtaggttaggtttaggtactataagtcagtcagtcagtcttaaaatttacgacttttttaccttcatatctttataaccgtttgagctagcttcatgaaatttgggcttctagatgtccttatggatataattaaacacacgtagttttatgtgtttacgttaaagatgttttgagttatagaagggtcaaaagtggcaccaagtggttcgtgtaatattacactcggcgctggctagccagttcctttgcttgaacttggcttgacacgctgccgcgtgtctagataagaCACTTGTTGTGCAGTGAACAGTGAAAAGTATTATTATTGCACAGGTTGGTAGACCCACATATAAtgcattttttacattttgatgATAATCTGTTACTGTCACGCAATTTAACAAGTTAATAAAAGGGCAGAATACTATAGGCTTTGTTTATTCGAGTACCTAATTATGTCGCAACCAACACTTTGGTTGGCCATTTTCACTGGCATATTTTGTCTATGTTCAAGTGTAAcacataatataattgtaagcAGTTAGGCAGTTTTCATTTTAATTGTTTCTgatttaaacaaataacttttgaaCCCGAATTAGTATCTCATCAGATAACCCCCTTTTTGCACTGTGCAATAAGGGAGGAAAAAACAAAATGGATGAATGTCAGTAGAAAGTGTAGAAACCCAATGCGCAGAGCGTAAGTTTTATGACATTACCTATACATGCACATTTACACAATCTGTTTTTCTCTGTACCTAGGGCCCAGGGGTCTTCAAATTCCAGTCATTTGAACACTGTGACCCACCAGTAACAGAAGTCGATTTGTGGTTAACACAGAGAAAATTTAACCGGACCACTAGTGTTATAGATTTGACATTGTCTACACCGTGGCCACTTAGTGATAACATTATAGTAAGTACTTATGAAAACTCAAAAGGTGATGatttatcgaaaaaaaaaagatatttctGAAAACCGTATTGTATCGTGCTGCTGGAAATTGATAAATCCTTTGTAACCATACATTAAGTATTTTATATACGTAGATGGAGATAGATACTTCGAGCAAGAAGGACGGTGGCTATAAACCCGGCTCCTTCTACTTGAAAGGTCCATTCTGCAAAACGTTAAAATCACTTATCGGAGACTTGTTCGATGTGATCGTGAATGCTGCAGGGGCTGAGGAGTGCCCCATACCAGTAAGTCCATAGTCCAAAGAGTCATCTCTGTATTCTGCCAAAAAAATCTCATTTACGTAGAACACAGTCAACGACCACACATAACAAATCCTTTCAGATCAATATGAGGGGTCATCCTAATACAACGTTCCTCGGCGATTATCGATTCGCGCGAATTTTACTCATGCGAGGATAGCTATTCGATGTTTGAGCAGGCGTCCGCACGAGTAAAATTGGAATTGTGATAATCGCGAAGTAGCGTTGAATTAGAACGTCCCCTGAGAGAGATTAAAATGATTGATAGATTTTTAAGTTAGATAACAGCCTctgatttattatttaattaatcaaCTGATTTGTCTTTTCAGGGTGATGTAAAAGTGGACGGTTTCTACGTTGACAGCGAGAAACTGAACGAGCAAATGCTTTACGGGGACTATAGAGCAAAACTGTCATTTTTTGTCGACGGTGAAACCAAAGGATGTTAAATATATTGTACCTGCAATTGGTGGCTAAAGAAGAAGACTAAGCTTTTCAATAAAATCATGTTCTAATATTACGTTTATTTTCTTCCTAAGTATTAAAGcatttacatatttttgtacTTAATAAATTTGGATCGAGCTACATTTTACAACTGCACATTAAAGAAAACATCATTATTT
The sequence above is drawn from the Cydia fagiglandana chromosome 7, ilCydFagi1.1, whole genome shotgun sequence genome and encodes:
- the LOC134666311 gene encoding uncharacterized protein LOC134666311, with amino-acid sequence MSQPTLWLAIFTGIFCLCSSVTHNIIGPGVFKFQSFEHCDPPVTEVDLWLTQRKFNRTTSVIDLTLSTPWPLSDNIIMEIDTSSKKDGGYKPGSFYLKGPFCKTLKSLIGDLFDVIVNAAGAEECPIPGDVKVDGFYVDSEKLNEQMLYGDYRAKLSFFVDGETKGC